The Alosa alosa isolate M-15738 ecotype Scorff River chromosome 3, AALO_Geno_1.1, whole genome shotgun sequence nucleotide sequence ATCTTTTGGATTCCTCCATAATCATTAGGATTCCACTGTAAATTCACATCTTTCCATTTCTGTGAGGGGTTGAGAATAGAATTATACAGAAGTTGCATAATAAGATTCAACAGAAGATTGTGAATGCTTTAAATTCATGTCACGAGTCAAAATTATCATTTTAATCAGGGAAGGTTGTTTGTAGATTCGTACCAGCTGTCTGGTTTGAGAGACAAAGCTTAAGAAGAAAATGAGAAAACACACCTGCTTCAGCCTGACGTTGCTTGTGACAATCTGATTGACTTCGTCCTGCCAGAGAGACAAATAAACTAGGTGAGTGTGGGGAGTGAGTGCATCCATATGAATGTTGGCACGGGAGAGGCGAAGGGCTGCATTTCCATACCACACTAATGAGCTGGATAAGCTGGAGCCCAACGGTAACCACAACAGGGTCCTTGAAGTGATTGACAGGACGGACTACTTTGTTGTAGCCTTTGAATAAGGTTTTCACCAGACGCGATTCATCATCAGAGCACAAGCCAGAACCTAGAGGAAACACATTTCAGCATTTCAGATCATTATGGCTAGCTGTGGCAGTGATTATGCCATATAAACAAAGCCTATGAATCCAACTGCTCATCTGTTAAGCCCACATGGCTGTCTATATTTGTTTCTATGTCTGGCCATAGGGACTGTTCTATTGTTCAGTCTGGTGGCATATAATAGGTTATAAAAACAGCTAGGTGAAATGTCAATATTGAATTCTAGCTGTCTAGCCACTCACTTGACTCAGTTATTCTGTCTGTAACAATTATTAgcaacaaaatgaacaaaataaagaaattaatgAACCCAAGCCCCTCACAATTTAAAGTAAGATTTTTTTCcttaaccctgcagatcataatAGAAGTGATGAGTCTGATTTTGATCTCAGGTTCCCACTTGAGGATGTGTAATAAGGCCATCTCAGATTGAGTTGCAGGAAAGCATTTGTTACTTCCTCCCCAAGTCTAAGACGTCCGGTAGTATCACATTTCATCAGAGTTTGACCTTCAGATAAAATGTGATGAGTATTGCCAGTCAAAACAACAACCAGTCTTAGTCTAGCAGTCTCCTGGTTAGAATGAGCAGGCATGACAGCTAAAAGTGCAAATCACAAACTTGTCAACAACAGCGAGTTGAACATTACACCTGCATCTGTCAATCACTGCTTTGAAAAACACAGCTGTTATCCCCTTTTCTTGGAAGCAATTATATTTGATCTATGTCTAAATAATAAtcaaataaatgtattatttgttattaaaaaagaaaagttttATAATGTGTCACGGATATGTGCTGTGAGCTTGTTAGTTTGTCACTTGAATGTTATACAAAAAAATACATGGATTGTTTTTTGTTATTCAAGTTTGGTGTTATGTCATTTGCTTTTGTAAGTTGGTATCATGCTTAAAACCCAGTGTTCAAAACGGCACACAGAACCTACCTGCCAACACAaggaggagaggacacacacaataaaaccaGCTCATGATGCCGTTTGGTTCCTCTCTGGCATATTACTCCGAAAACTGATCAGTTTTTCGTCCTCTCAGaataagagaggagaagaggcgTCCATTTAGAAGTTTAGCAAGCAACGTCTCGGTCAGTGAGCTCTGCGACCAATGCCCACCACTACTCCCCAAATGACAACTGTGACTGGGACCGGATCTGGGTGAAAGTCCTCAGTCATCTCACACATACCATCAGTCAGATGTGCGAGGCAGCACGTCAGCTCATATGTCATCCATGTGACGTCCTGGACCTCAGCAGCTCTGGACAGGATATTTATGATCCATCTAATTTAACTTATCAATATCCAGAACGGCAAACAGCAAACTCTTGTGTTTTAATTCAGCTGAAGTCTAATTTGGTTTTCAAAGGAGCCAGTCTGCTTTAAATTCTGTTCATGCAAATAATACACAATGTAAGCCCAAGAGAGATGAGCCCAACATGTCAGGTGAACAAAAACAACATGGCTCATTCAGAGTGCGATCTGATAGCACCTGAGGGTGTTTCTCAAGGGTCCTTTGTACCACCAATTAGGCTACTTTAGCATCAGGGGTGATGCATCAAACTTCAGAGTGATGAGATGTTTTCAGTGCTGTAAAATAATCGCTTatgtgttcatttatttattatgtgtttatttatgctGACGTAAAATAGGAAGTGCGGACACTCACACATAGTTAAACCACGTCCCTTGTTTTTTGTGCAGATGACTGGTCACAGCGCCCCTGGCCCCCTCCTGGACTGCACACCTGCCCTTCCCCGTGGAGGCGGTGATGGGAGGAGGCCACTCGCTTCCCCCGTCACCATCAGACGCTCACTCAACCAGACGCCCACTCACCCTCCACCTCATTCATCTTCTTTAGAGGCAAATGGCAACTTTGGGTGATTGCTGAATTAAGATGGGTGCCTGTGCCTTTTCTCCTGGCCCCTGCCTGGTCAGAGCACCTGAGTCTACTGCCCCATCCCCCCTCTCATAGGCCCCCTGCCAAAATGAAACTCATTTGAccttggggggggggtttaAGGGAGGTGACAGAGAGAagcctttgaaaatgttcagtcAGCCTCACTATGGTCATTCTGGCAGCTGGGCTGCGCCATCATTTTCTGCCAGACAAGGCCTTTCAGAAAACCAACagaaaaaggagagacagaaggactgagagagagatggccaagggagagagaaaagaataaAGACAAAGGCCAGAGACCTTTAATTCTAAGCTTTagcattttgtttttgataagcaactatatattttttacaaacaGATCTTGTGTAGTTGGTGTGGAATACCCACAGGCTGAGATGCCACACTATGTACAGCCCTgctctgagtgtgtctgtggcagCTGGGCTTATGTAGATTACCATTTCCATGGCAGAGATTACAGTGTTAGAGGGGATATTTTTTACATAACATGTTTCTTTTAAAGATAGAACTGTCAGTGAGAGGTTACATGTTTAACATTCTTCCACTTACTGCATGTGGCTGCAAGAGCCCCATGGGCAAGTTCACCCTGAAGGTGTTCGCACACTAAATATAAACGTGATAATTATAGCCTAGcgaaacaaaaatgtgtttgagagtaggcctacctggctGTTATGCGTCTCAACCAACTAAGCTATGTTCTCTTCAGCGATGACGTGCCTCAAAAAAAAGCAGAGCATTTGGGTGAAGTGGGTGAAACACTGGAAATCACAGAAAAAGTCGTCCCACATTTTCCTGTGAATAATCAGAGGCCGTTTTAATATTTCAGTATGCATTAGCATTTAGCTATGTGGGTCAGCATTCTGAGCACAGAAATGTCGCTGCATCTCAGTTCAATCAACAAAGAAAGGTCAGTCTTATGGATCAGAGGGACCATAACATTCCAAATCATAAAACAATCCCATAATTAATGTGGGGAAAATGATGTGACATTTATAAGTGAGAGGCATGTAGCCACATTAAGCCACATTATCAGTAGAATAGATAACTCCAATACAATTCTGTGGGAACAATGCAAACTAGTGTGCACAATTTAACTGTTGGGTTTAAACAATGAAAAGATGATGAAatcatagaaaaataaataattttgtaTGTTACACAGTTGTAGGCTAAGCATGTGACCGGAGCATCTAATTGAATACTTGCCTCAGTTCTTTGCAAATTAACATCCAATTAAGTTTTTCATGCTAACAATTACCACTAAATGTATGTTATTGtcaatatagcctacatgctgaacttgaattCTCAAGTCGTTTATGAAGTTCATTCAGGAAGCCACAACAAACGGATATCAACAATAAATGTCTTAACGTATTAAAAAGTGTGCACAAACCATACGTGCACATTACATCCTACATGGGTCGAATACAGAAAGAGAACAGGAGGTGGTAAACTAAGAAAGGTCAGGTCTTGTCAGGCTTTATGGCTTTTAATAATCCTACATCAAAGCTACGGTTTCCACAATTACGGCGCAGAACAATGGTGCATGATTTAATGAGATTTCATGGCAAATTAGCAAATGCCAGCTGCAGTCTCTACTGCCAAGAGGAAGGTGCTCTCTTTCTGCAGCCTAGGAACACAATCAGCTCTCCTTGGGTTATCTGATGATTACAGTGACTAAATGCAAACAAAATTTtgatataatatatttaaaatcCATTAATTCTCTTTCACTTGCACATGTAGGCAGGTAATATTTTGCACATACATCTGTGAATGTGGGAGATAAGGCCTGACTGCAcgtcagtgtgtgggtgtggaaaAACATTGCCTGTGGTATAATTAAACACTAAATGCAGTAAATCCCAAGTGAcactgtatgcatatgtatcCAGCAATTAAAAATCCCCTCGCTGCGGAGAGAGGACGGTGCCTGAGGTCCTGTCAGGTCCATCCTCATCTCCCACCGAATGAGCATGACGGACATGGAGATTGAGGGGTCTGCTGGCGGGAGTCACATGACTTCGTTTACAGAGATGGCTGGATGTCAGTCTAAATATGTACACAAACAACGCAGCCGGGCCCAAACGTCAAGGTCATTCTCTGTGTATTACTGCTGCAGGTTCATTAACAGCAGCGAAATGGAAATAATAACCATGAATAACAATCACGGGTTTGATATAAAAAAATGGCTCAAAACATGGATTACTTTATTGTGTGCAACCAAATCAATTAGTTGGCTCTGTACACAGATTTCTAGTAAAgtaaagtttaataaattaacGTTTCCATGCGCAAAATCTAATACAAATCAAACAAAAGCATTACAATGAAATCAGGAGCTGTACAAATAAGGTTGGAGGTGGAGTGCAATAGAATTTGAGGTGAGTGAGTCAAGCACAAATGAAATATTAACAGTAAAAACGTTGATTGTTGTCTGTTTAAATAGGAGGCTCTGAAATCCACCTGACATGATACTGCATATAAAAACctaagaggcagagagaagtgGTTATCAAGAGAAATTGATTGGAGAGAAATTGATGAGTGATTGATTAAACCTTATCTATTACATCCAGGTACTGTAGACAATGTTTCACAAAAACAATTTGCCCTTTCGGTCAACCGGGAGCTACTGTACATCCACaggacaaaataaaaaaattaaataaaagcaCAGTCACAATGCTTTTGAACTTCacaattttaaaaaaaggagagagagaacacatgcTGGGGTTACGGCTACGAAGCTATCCAAAATAAAGACACTCTGCAAAATCTGCTCTGCAAAGTCTGCGTTTCTCAACAAACCCCCGACAAAAATGGGGAGGAAGACATGCAAGATTAAGGTCCATAATCCACAGCcatgaaacagagagaaaagaatgaAAGTGAGGCTGAGTGTTAGTACTGCATCCACTGAGCGCGGAGCCACTGAGACTAGAATGACATAGGGTCCTTCAAAAGGTTCAAGTCTTTGCACCaaagaaagaaaatcaaaaTACCAGACAGAGTCAATCTGTCCTGTATCAAAAGCGTTTCTTTGATTCCTTCATGTTGGAGGTTTGGAGGCAGGGCGCGGCTGTGAATTTAAAACAGGATGTCCTCGTTCTTGATGAGGGTCTCCACCACCTGGCGTTGGTAGCGGATGTCGTTGAGGGCCGTCATGGCATCCAGGTCGGGCGCTCGCATGAGGGTCGGCCCAAAGACGATGCCGAGGTTTTCTGCGTTCATCAAGTTGTCCTTCTCATTTTGGGTCACCCTGAAAACAACAAGAGAAACACAGTAATGACCCAGGTCAGACAGAGCTATGGCAGGCTATGGAGAAAACAAGCAGTCAAACACAAAGATTTTACGGAACAAGAACATGCCAGAAGGGAGAAGTGAACAAAGGAGGACGAGACTGCACCAGGTGAAGGAGTGGAGAAGAAAATGGAAGGAGAGTGTTGTGttgagggaggagtggagagtgaGGGGAAACGGGCGTGTCTGGACAGGACTCAGCAGGGGTGTGTGTAATGGATGGGATGCGAACCTTTTGAGGTGGGCCATGAGATAGCGCAGCGTCTCGTGGTGTGCCGGCGGCAGCAGCTTCAGAGCCTCGTGCAGTGCCTCCAGACGCTCGTCAAGGTCCGtaaactctaaacacacacacaaaacaatcacaGTCACCATCAGCCAGTCACCAAAGCAGCAGCACACAGTGGCCTGACTGTCCACaggcctctcctctctgcctctgtgcGTCATGCGGAGGCGGAAAATAACACATTTCTGCCATGGTAGCAAACAGCTCAGAGCTGGGAAGCTGTCTTTATCAATCACTTCAGTAACTACTTTCTCAAATGAAAAAAGTAGGAGAATTGAATTGGGTTTGGGGGGAAGGTTATTAAGAGAGCCTGAGAGCTATGGTGATattcaacaaaaaaaatgtcaggccTAAGCCTTACATTTCCATGGAGACGGCAATGGGTAAAGCGCTCACTTGATGCAATTATCACGCTCGGTGGAATTACTGTGCCGAATTTCCACCCTAATCTGATACCCCCAGCCCCAGAGTCATGGGCACAGTAAATGTGCAACAAATCACCGTGTGGGCTGGAAATAATGCAATCAGGCTGGAGTCTCCTGGCCATGCTAGGCAAATggactctgctgctgctgtataCTTACTTGCGGCCTCGATGAACTTGGGATAGGCGTCGTACGTGATGACGGGGATGGGCAAGTCCCTGAAGTACAGCTTAAGCGCCCCGGTGATGATGTTGATATCTTCATAAACATTCACAGAGATGTCCGCCTTCTCACCATCTGGGTGGGGACATGAGAAAAGACGTCACGTTACACACCGGAGAACAGAAGATGAAAGTGTTGAACAAAAACACCGAACGTGAATCTGGGAGTTGGAAGAGAGACAGTTGGAAGAGAGACAGTTGGAAGAGAGACAGGCTTTTCTGTCTCAGGCGCTCACACGAGAGGTGGGCGTTTTTCTTCTCCCCGCCGTCTCAGAGAACCAGCCCCTGAGACAGAATGCGTTTGGACAAGCGTCTTTGCGGCGGTGTGGCTATGTGGGCGCTCTAATTTCTAAAGGGTCATCAAAGGCTGGGCCTAGTTCTGCTGACTGCAGTCTTGGGGCGTGCCTGACGGGCCTCAGTGCGGAGCGTGGCCTAGATCTGctgcaggcctgtgtgtgtgtgtgtgtgtgtgtgtgtgtgtgtgtgtgtgtgtgtgtgtgtgtgtgtgtgtgtgtgtgtagagggaaaGAAAGCGAGAGCGCTGCCCTGACATACTGCCACGGGTCATCTACTTCCCCCAGCCTCCCAGCGAGGCGACCATGGCTCGAGGCTTTCCCATAATCCCACTGGCTAGCCACTGCTGCGCTGCAGCCCCCTGTGCTCAGAGTGGGGTAGATAAGAGAGGGGGCTCATCTCCATTTCTCATGCATTCTGGAGAGCCCCTGCAGATTGGGGGGAGTTTGTGCAGAATCCTTTCTTGCGGGGGGTGACATTTCGAGAGGGGTTTTGCCTAGCTGAGCTTGAGCCTGTCACTGAGCTCCATGTTTACTGATGAGAGGCTGAGCAGAACGGAACAGAACAGAAAGAACAGCCACTGCTGCTGCCAATCCCCACCGCACACAGATGGACCTTAAGCTCATGTGTCGTAATGCAGCATATACAGCATTCTAACACAAAGGGCCTCACTTCAGCATTTAAAAGCAGGTTGACCTAAAAATGGCACATGGACAGTGAACTTTCCCACCGAGAACAGGACTGTACATGACAAGCAAGAGGTGCTGTACCTCTGTCGAACGTCAGCTTGGCATCTTCTATCAAATCACTGAATCCAGACACCCGGTAGATTCCCTCTGACTTCAAGCctggaagagaaggagaagctTCACAATTATTTCAATGTTTAAACACTATAgtgttttcaaataaaaacatggCTCTATGCATTTCTTCATCGAAAACATATAAAACAAACCATCACAATCTAACATCTATGTGTttatatgcacatgtgtgtgtgcttttgagcATATGGGCATGTTTATGTATATGTTGCCAAAGTTGATTGTGGgcatgtgtatgcatatttATTATGCATGTTTCACTATGttcatgtgtttatgtgcacccatgtgtgtgtctgtctgcgcatatgtatgtgtgtgtgtgtgttcgtgtgtgtgtgtgtttgtgtgttcatgtgtgtgtgtgtgtgtgtgtgtgtgttgttgtgtgtgtgtgtgtatatgtatgtgtatgtgtttgtgtgcatatgtatgtgtgtgtgtgtgtgcatatgtatgtgtgtgtgtgtgtgcatatgtatgtgtgtgtgtgtgtgtgtgtgtgcaaatgtatgtgtgtgtgtgtgttcgtgtgtgtatgtatatgtatgagtttgtgtgtgtgtttgtgtgcaaatgtatgtgtgtgtttgtgtgtgtgtgtgtgcaaatgtatgtgtgttcgtgtgtgtatgtgtgtgtatatgtatgagtgCTGCCTACCTCTGGACTCAATCTCCCGTATGCACATGTCCACCACCATGGGCCGCTTGCTATTGTGGGCCTTCACCAGGGTGGTCAGGTCACAGCTGTACACTTTCTTCACATGCTTTAGGTCAGGCTTGCAGTCGTTGGGCACCATTTTCGAGCACTGCTTATGGACATTCAAACCGCAATCTGGAAATGAGgacaaaccaaaaaaaaattaaattaaaaaggtCAGTAAGCAGAAAATATGAGAATGTTTATGTGCAAAATAGTCATGTGCATACTAGATGCAATAATACGCTGTTGTAGAGGGTTCCTATAGGTCTCTGAAATGTTCTCCCTGTAGACCTTGTGATAAATATTTCTGCTGTTTGCTATTCATGCTTAGCATATGTGCTGTGACGGGCTTTAGTTCCACTCATGGCTTTGCTGTGGTTTCAGTCCCTGTGATCAATAGAACTGCCTACGTAGTTTCATTGACCACTTGAGCATCCGCTCACAGCCGATGTCATCACTTTTTGATTGGCTGCCAATGACATTACCAGTGTCACCTTGAAACACTTCAGCAAATGTCCAGCAAACAAAGGAACCTCATGTAAAATGCATGCAGTACCAAACCCCGTAAATTCCTCAACATTTTAGCACTAAAAATATAGATATTtgacaa carries:
- the chn1 gene encoding N-chimaerin; its protein translation is MPSRESYSVRKGEKSLVQSKSKQESNQQDILAAALGMRMGPQKPPATIWQPLKLFAYSQLTSLVRRATLKETDRAPKYEKVHNFKVHTFRGPHWCEYCANFMWGLIAQGVKCADCGLNVHKQCSKMVPNDCKPDLKHVKKVYSCDLTTLVKAHNSKRPMVVDMCIREIESRGLKSEGIYRVSGFSDLIEDAKLTFDRDGEKADISVNVYEDINIITGALKLYFRDLPIPVITYDAYPKFIEAAKFTDLDERLEALHEALKLLPPAHHETLRYLMAHLKRVTQNEKDNLMNAENLGIVFGPTLMRAPDLDAMTALNDIRYQRQVVETLIKNEDILF